GTGAATGTATTCTGTGTAGGAGGCGATTGTGTTCAGTGTAGGTGGTGGGTTTGTTTAGTGTAGGtaaatgtgtatttaatgtatatgGGGTTGGGTATGAGTAGTAGAATCAGCAATGTAGACCATCTGTTTATGAGTTTTCGCTGGATGCAACTGGTTATAGATATTGTAGACTTTCCACAAAAATTAATGAGCTGGGGATAGACCTTCCATTTTTCGGATTTTAGGTGGATGGAACCGGATATATAGATGGAGAGGTTCCCGCAAAAAAATGAACAGACTGGGCACAGACCGTCCATGTTGGTGAAGACTTTAGATAATTCTTGAAGCGTTTAAGATTTTAACATAGCATTAGTTGTCTAAATCTCAGCTCTGTTCCAGGATAGGTTAGGATCGGGATGGTCGATCTCTTGATGGATTCAATGTAAGGGAAATAAAATTACTAAATTTCCTAAGAGTATAGTTTGACGTTAAACCTTGACCTAGTTATTATAGAAGATTCGGGTCGGCTAAGCTTGGTATGATATTTACTAATAAAGACTCGTAAAGCTACAAGACCCTGATGTGAGAAAACACACATCTAAATAAACCTTAATATTATAAAGGGTGTTGAATTTATTACGAATGTTAGAATATCTTTGCAAGCAAAAAATACCTATAAAATAAAAGCTAAAGCACTAGCtacatttttgttttattttaagtGTATCGGCCTTCTGGAAGTGTATGTAAGACCCGTTCCCCGACCTTAGCTTCAAGGTTCCAGAGATTATTGCCGTTTCTTGTGGAGCCAACCTGTATAGAATTAGTTTTTAAGATATATGATCaaaaatcacaacaactaatttaAAGTTGAGGGAAAACTTTATGATGCAGTGGATGATGAATATGAGGAAATGCTAGTCTTGGACGGCAAACTTCACCCTCGGCCAGTACTACTATTGACGCTCAAATGATTACTGATGAAACTGCTGCCGGTACTATTGAAACTTtttgttttgagatatatacaagagttgttacattcttgtacagccactagtacgcgtagcgtttcgggcaggtccctggaatacgatccccgccgcgaagaatcgtttttacaaccaagtacacattttactgttgagttaaacaggctacagttaaggattttcgCCCAGTGCGCCCAAACTGCTAGAACTACTGTTGAagctattgctgctgctgttcaaaTGgtcgctgctgctactactacagtAATAGAAACACCCGATGCCACCCAAATGGATACAACATATTATGAAATAGGTCAGGTTATGTGTTCTGTTAATTGGGGGGGAACCCTATTAGTTAACATGGACGGGGGGCATATACAAAGTATTGTTTCAATAGGGTACGAGCTAAACAAAGAAATGTAAATTCTATACTCGAGATTATTTACAATATTTTAAACTAACGAGTTAACTTGTGTTGTCATGGGAGATGACTCGCTTGAATAAGGATTGAGGCGATATTAAGTACGAGGGAGATGattaatacaaaaatatataatttcgaGAGCATATAATGTGATGAAACTTAATAATGCAACTATGTtattttttattaaaagtatGAGAATATCGATACGAATTGATTATCTGACTACTCATCTGTTTATTCTATTTAGAAATAATATtacaagttatatattgaatacaAAGGTTAGTTGAATATACCAATGTAAAATGGGTGACGTGATCAACAAAATAATGGCATATATTGGTTACGCAATTGAAAGGATTACTTTTAAGAGTAATCTTTTCTTTAAGAGTATATCTTTGAAGATATATACACTACCAAAACAGTGACTATgtcttaggttaagttaggaaggtTATACATTCAGAGCCATCTAGTAGCAGACCCCCTAGTGTGTAtgaagggtatgagctacgaggagggtCTATGGGAACTAAACTTCACGTCTCTGGAAGACAGGTGAGTTaagagagacatgattaccacacacATGATTCTCAGAagataagataggggtagataaggacagttTATTTAACGCAGGTGGTACACAAACAAGGGGGTACACAAGTGAAAATtgcgtacccaaataagccatagAAACATTGGAAAGAACTTTTATAGTGCCAggggtagttaacagatggaatgcattaggcagtgatgtggtggaggctgattccatacagtttcaaatgtagataggattgagctcagtaggctcaggaatctgtacatctgttcatcagtgtgtgtgtgtgcgtgtgtgtgtgtgtgtgagtgtgtgtgtgtgtgtgtgtgtgtgtgtgtgtgtgtgtgtgtgtgtgtgtgtgtgtgtgtgtgtgtgtgtgtgtgtgtgtgtgtgtgtgtgtggtgtgtgtgtgtgtgtgtgtgtgcttatattTGCGATGTgtatttcttgaattttgttccgtATCGCCCTGATGGTACCAACAACGATCACAGTAACTGCGTGAGGAGTCTCTTATGGACAAAAAAAAGAGACGTGTCCTATGGAAGGCCGTTTCCGTCAGGTGAGTCGATTATATTCCAGGTCCGCGTCTGAGGGGCGGCTGGCTGGAGGCCGGCGAAGAAGCCGATGTCTCCGTCGGCGAGCCTGGTGGTGAGGACGGAAGGTGCTGGGTTGGTAGCGAGGAGGTCGCAGCCCTCCTGCTTCACCAGGGTTATGTCCTGGCTGGTCTTGGGGACCTGGAAGTAGTCCAGCACGGCCGGCACCTCCTCCGCGGGGTTGGCGGGCATCTTCCTGCAAGAACACGATGGCGCCGTCACTTTAAtgacgtcacacacacacgcacacagagttTTAGTGACGGGGCTAAATCTCGGGCCTTAAAAATATGTCGGGCAAGTTAACTCACCTGGCCAGGATGGTGATGGCAGGCACGGGAACCAGAAAGATCGGGTTACACTGCACCAGCAGGAGCTTGTCGTCCAGCACCCCAACCTTCACCGGCCCGCCCGTCAGCAACCCTGGCGGTACATCGCACATTGTAAACAACACCAAGAAGTGCACACGACCATGTGCTGTAGTTGCCCCTaacccatcaacaacaacatttCAAGACCTTCACTGATTGAATCATCTCATGTAGAGAGTTACTGATGTTTGGACGTATGTCATATTCGTTTAATAAAGTCTCAACAAAGGCATTGATAGTAAAGAGAAGAATAAGTATAATGAAATAACTAGGTATGACTCTATGTTGCCTTTTTCTTATAATGACTGAGGAATGAGAAATTATGACTAAACATGATCCACTATTCCAAGATTATCAACAGATAATCTATTATTGagggccccctggtgctggtgggccctcGGGTGCTGGagggcccccctggtgctggtggggccCCCCCTGGAGCTCGTGTAAGTCTAACATAGAAATGCCGTTAGCAGCCTGAGGGTTAAGAAAGGAAACCTGCCATTATAAAGTGTATGAGTATGTGTTTTGGGTTCCCTTACTGGGCGCAATTTTGAAAAAAAAGTGATTTCCTTAAAACATATTGAAGACCTAGAGTCAACCGCATCAGCAAGAGGGTCATAGTTAGGGTATAGAACACAACTGATGATCAAACCAATCATAGAAGCTATGCTTCAAGCGTACAGGGGCTGTGTGACACAGAAAATACATGCGTCATATTAATTGCCTTTGATTCTCAGGACGAATTCAAATCGATTTACTGATCATAGTaattaatatgtatgtatatatatatatatatatatatatatatatatatatatatatatatatatatatatatatatatatatatatattgaatctgCGTATTAGCGTATTTATATCATACGGTAAAATAAGGAGAAATACagcctacctacaattacaggttCTGGAATACATTTATATCAGGTCAATAACTAACTCATCTGAAATAATGTTGATCATGTGGGAGACAGATGTGGACGCTACAGTAGGGATACAGATGAGACAGGTACGATAAGGGGCACAGATGAGACAGGTACAGTAAAGGAAAAGATGAGACAGGGGTACAGTAAGGAGTACAGGATACAAACGCGAGTTCATCAGCTCACCGTCAAGGCCATACTGGGTGACAGAGAGTTGCCCGTCCCGTACAGTGACAGTACTAGTGACGTTGTAGTCCCAGACCTGCGCCATGACGCCCGTCTGccgccaccactcctccacacgtacAGACTGCATCAGGTAGtccagttgtattattattatgaaaTGATTATTATGTAATAAACCTATTACAGGGGGACATGGTCAAGTCGAACACAAGATAATTCGACAAAGCTTATTTTTTCTCTTTGATAAAACTGTGCATATAATTAGGTTAGGATATATTTGtttaggttgagttaggttaggttaggtttggttaggttgggttaggttaggctgagttaggttaggttaggttaggctgagttaggttaggttaggttaggctgagttaggttaggttaggttaggattttttttattttttagtcgCATAAGAGATTCAATAATAATTGTTAGAATATTCTTATCTTAAAGAGAGTCTTTCTGCAAAATTGAaagataatattattaaattttaaaaaaccagatttaatgaaaataagttATGTTTGTCATGACCTTGAATGGAAATCAGTTTGAGAACTTTTGTTGATCAAGTACGCTGTTATTGTCAGATCATCAGATCAATATAAATCAATATCGGTAGAGTATGGAGAAGTTTGATTCATTTTTTAATCAAACTGAATATTTAGACACATACTCAAATATTAAATTCACCACATTTTTCAAACCTCTTCATTCACTAATAATATCAAGTGTGCAGCCAGTTACATTTTTTTATATTGCCTATCATAAAGCCAATGTTTTTTCTGCATTATTTCAACAAATGCTATTACAATTCTATTACAACTACCACCATGCCATTAGAAATTAGATTACAACTACCACCATGCCATTAGAATTATATTACAACTACCGCCATGCCATTAGAATTATATTACAACTACCACCATGCCATTAGAATTATATTACAACTACCACCATGCCACTACAATTATATTACAACTACCACTATGCTACCACAATTATATTACAACTTCCACCATGCCACTACAATTATATTACAACTACCACAAGATTACTACAATTATATTACAACTACCACTATCCTACTACAATTATATTAcacctaccactaccaccactactcacaATATACAGAACCACTCCCAAATGACAGAGTCAACACCTTCACCATTACCGCCGGAGGTGGCCATATGGCACCACAGACGAGGCTGCACCACAGGAGGATGAATATACTCACAGTATCTGTCTGGAGGAACCCCTGGAGGCTGTGGCAGGGCATGAGTCTCCTGGTGCTGGCCATAGTCACCCACCGCCCCCCCAGCTGCCGGAAGGGACACCAccgttactcactcactcactcaccacaatgtatcaattatacaatgggaTGGGATGTAACTATGTAACCTGATTGCATacagaaatcacagtagcgtgatacatcaaatgaacaaatgaacaagGGCATGATTATTGATAAAGtgctaccatgtcgtagctcagtcgattaaggcagcgtctgggattctctaggacgtaggttcgaaccctcgtcgcggcccttgtggatttgttcatttatataacctgagcttgtaaaagcatcttaatcaccttcagtggttaagtgcttaataacacactagtttctctatcagctgtctcaccctgtcagagtaggagagacaaatgtatgtgtgtgtgtgtgtgtgtgtgtgtgtgtgtgtgtgtgtgtgtgtgtgtgtgtgtgtgtgtgtgtgtgtgtgtgtgtgtgtgtgtgtgtatgtttcattgaatatgactgcatattctgtattgattattttttgTTGAAGGCTTCTATCCATCTGACTAGTGTTCTAGCATCTTGGTTCATTTGGAGAACTTCTCTTCCAATTAAACAAAGATGCTGggacactagtcagagggataaaagccctaaacaagaaaataatcaatgcagaatattcagtcatattcaaagaaacatgtataaatgaaaacctgctgccagtatacaccaatatgtatatgtatgtgtgcataataaaatattttttcttgtgagggtaccacctctggtgccaatgtggggacccatagcctcggagaaaaaaataaaaagtattcagagaaaaaccttgtggtttctcacaagAGCCTATAATGCTAGCAGCATAATGATGACGATGATGTCACGAGAGCAGTTGTGTGGTTAGTCAATGCTGAGCAAAAACACAGCATTTCCAATGTTTGAAGTCAGGATGCCAGGCATGATTGATATATTGCAAGGCTACTGACGGAAGACCCACATCTACTATATTGGGACCTATGCCTACCACAACTGGAGCCCACACCTGGACCCCACACCTGGACCCCCCATACCTGGACCCCACACCTTTACCCCCCATACCTGgacccctcacctcccccccccccaccaccagccagcTAACGGGGTCATATATTTTTGTATGTACTTGTTTTTCTTTACAAACTGCCCAGTCATTCTTCATTTGTCGaagcccttgtgtgtgtgtgtgtgtgtgtgtgtgtgtgtgtgtgtgtgtgtgtgtgtgtgtgtgtgtgtgtgtgtgtgtgtgtgtatgtgtactcacctaggtgtgctttgTAGGGTCGAACTAGGCTCCTAGCCCCCGCCTTACGAAAGTTCATAAATTAATGCAATGACTCACTTCTCACGCTTTTATCATATTTCCATTTAACAATTGTAATCAAATTAGCTACAACTTCTATGCCTATTCTATCCCATTTATTGACAGctttaacactgaaaaagttcttctgCGTCTCTGTCTCTAGCGTTCATCTATGACGCCCTGTTCCGCTGTTCTTAGCTTTGAACAATGCTGCTTTATCTACTTCGTCGATTTCCTTTCAAACCTTATATGTtattgtgggtgtgtgggtgtgtaaatGAGACCTACAACATCAATTATGTCTTCAACACCGCGTATACATCGTTCCCCTCACCCTTTCCTCATTCCACGAACCcccacaccccgcccacaccgcccacacACCGCCCACACCGCCCACCATACTCACTGCCGAAGGATTGTTTGTGCTGGGGATGTTGAAGTACTGGCTGCAGACAGCCTCGGAGAGCTGCAGGTGGAGGAGCGTCATCCACGCCCCCGCCCACACCGCCCTCACACGCCCACACATCGCCTGCCTTGCCCACGCCAACATCCTGTTGAAAAACGATCAATTTTATTAAGAGAGTTGATGGAGGGGAGAGGATGGTGGACGGGGAAGACATGCCATGGGACGGGTGACGGGTTAGACATGCCATGGGATTCGAAAGACATGCCATGGGATTCGAAAGACATGTCATGCACGAGAGCACAGAGAAAGCGTGACAAGAGATGCATGGCAGGGT
The DNA window shown above is from Procambarus clarkii isolate CNS0578487 chromosome 21, FALCON_Pclarkii_2.0, whole genome shotgun sequence and carries:
- the LOC123760581 gene encoding uncharacterized protein → MLAWARQAMCGRVRAVWAGAWMTLLHLQLSEAVCSQYFNIPSTNNPSALGGRWVTMASTRRLMPCHSLQGFLQTDTSVRVEEWWRQTGVMAQVWDYNVTSTVTVRDGQLSVTQYGLDGLLTGGPVKVGVLDDKLLLVQCNPIFLVPVPAITILARKMPANPAEEVPAVLDYFQVPKTSQDITLVKQEGCDLLATNPAPSVLTTRLADGDIGFFAGLQPAAPQTRTWNIIDSPDGNGLP